Proteins encoded within one genomic window of Amycolatopsis nigrescens CSC17Ta-90:
- a CDS encoding TIGR03084 family metal-binding protein, with amino-acid sequence MADLGPILRDLADESQEIEDVVAALPEAGWATPTPAAGWTIAHQVAHLAWTDAKSLVAARTPDEFPAQVEEALRAGADFVDLGAAEGAAKPPAELLGEWRRGRAELAAALAAVPDGQKLPWYGPPMSAASMATARMMETWAHGQDIFDALGLTRVPGARLWHITRFGVRTRDFAFKLHSLAPPAEEFRVELTAPDGDGWAWGPPEAEQRVAGSAVDFCLVVTQRRHPDDTDLVATGEQAAEWLGIAQAFAGPPGNGRKAGQFR; translated from the coding sequence TTGGCTGATCTCGGCCCGATCCTGCGTGATCTCGCGGACGAGTCACAGGAAATCGAGGATGTGGTGGCGGCGCTGCCGGAGGCGGGCTGGGCCACCCCGACGCCCGCGGCGGGCTGGACGATCGCGCACCAGGTGGCGCATTTGGCGTGGACCGACGCCAAGTCGCTGGTCGCGGCCCGCACCCCGGACGAGTTCCCGGCACAGGTCGAGGAGGCGTTGCGGGCCGGCGCGGACTTCGTCGACCTCGGTGCCGCGGAGGGCGCGGCGAAACCGCCCGCGGAACTGCTCGGCGAGTGGCGTCGTGGCCGGGCGGAGCTGGCGGCCGCGCTGGCCGCGGTGCCGGACGGGCAGAAGCTGCCGTGGTACGGCCCGCCGATGAGCGCGGCTTCGATGGCCACCGCCAGGATGATGGAGACCTGGGCGCACGGCCAGGACATCTTCGACGCGCTGGGCCTGACGCGCGTGCCGGGAGCGCGGCTCTGGCACATCACCAGGTTCGGCGTGCGGACCAGGGACTTCGCCTTCAAGCTGCATTCGCTCGCGCCACCGGCCGAAGAGTTTCGGGTGGAGCTGACCGCGCCGGACGGGGACGGTTGGGCGTGGGGGCCGCCGGAGGCCGAGCAGCGGGTCGCCGGCAGCGCGGTGGACTTCTGCCTGGTGGTCACCCAGCGGCGTCATCCGGACGATACCGACCTGGTCGCCACCGGCGAGCAGGCGGCGGAATGGCTCGGCATCGCGCAGGCGTTCGCCGGCCCGCCTGGCAACGGCAGGAAGGCGGGCCAGTTCCGATGA
- a CDS encoding maleylpyruvate isomerase family mycothiol-dependent enzyme produces the protein MDFLPHFRREVTDFEAAVRLPDGPGEARLVTSCPGWSVPDLAAHLGRVHRYVTRVLRRNLTEPPDITDVTMWELPPDTEGWPMPETEPNRGPMPANLVDWYAEGAATLASLFATRALDDRVWTWSAEQSIGFWLRMQTIEAATHRWDAEDAFGRAQPIDTALAADAVDQNFEVMAPWRRICGHAPPGSGERFRFRQTDGTGVWTVHFEGDEVRLDPDGPCDVELAGPVSDLLLYLWHRVPADRLEVRGDRSVLDRYFTLVPPM, from the coding sequence ATGGACTTCCTTCCTCATTTCCGGCGCGAGGTCACGGACTTCGAAGCCGCCGTCCGCCTGCCGGACGGCCCCGGCGAAGCACGGCTGGTGACGTCCTGCCCCGGCTGGTCGGTGCCCGACCTGGCGGCCCACCTCGGCCGGGTGCACAGGTACGTCACCCGTGTCCTCCGGCGGAACCTCACCGAGCCACCGGACATCACGGACGTGACCATGTGGGAACTGCCGCCGGACACCGAGGGCTGGCCGATGCCGGAGACCGAGCCGAACCGCGGCCCGATGCCGGCGAACCTGGTCGACTGGTACGCCGAGGGCGCCGCCACACTGGCGTCGCTGTTCGCCACCCGCGCGCTCGACGACCGGGTGTGGACCTGGTCGGCCGAGCAGAGCATCGGGTTCTGGCTGCGGATGCAAACCATCGAAGCGGCTACGCACCGCTGGGACGCGGAGGACGCGTTCGGCCGGGCTCAGCCGATCGACACCGCGCTCGCGGCGGACGCCGTCGACCAGAACTTCGAGGTGATGGCGCCGTGGCGACGGATCTGCGGCCACGCCCCGCCGGGGTCGGGCGAGCGGTTCCGGTTCCGGCAGACCGACGGCACGGGCGTCTGGACGGTGCACTTCGAGGGCGACGAGGTCCGGCTCGACCCGGACGGTCCCTGCGATGTCGAGCTGGCCGGACCGGTGTCGGATCTGCTGCTCTACCTGTGGCACCGGGTTCCCGCGGACCGGCTCGAGGTTCGCGGAGACCGAAGCGTGCTCGACCGGTACTTCACCCTCGTACCACCGATGTGA